TTGAGCGCGGCGTCTTTAACCAATGCATTATCGTTCGGCAAGTGCGCCCTGCCGAGAAGAAAAAATACAGAGTCATGCGCCAACTTGGCCAGGTCCTGCATCATGCCCCCGGTTGCATTATGGCTTCCGCCTCTCACAAATGGTGTTAACAAGCCATGCGTGCTGGACCCGTGCGACACGATGATCTGGTATAGTTCATTGCGGCTTATCATATGGTCGATCAGTTCTTCGAGCGAAGAAAAATTAATGATACTTCCCGTCGTAATCCGGGCCGGCCCCATTACATCCAATCCGCAACGCTGGTAATACTCCGCTGCCAACTGCATGTTAGTTGAAACATGCACCACTGCATCTGCCATAGGCTAATAATTTATAAAAATTTGAAGGCCTGAACGTTTGAATCAGAAATTATACTCTTCTTCCAGCACCGTTACAAAGGATTTAATTTCCCAGAAATAGATCACACGAGGCACATTATTATTGTCAGTATCGAGCCAGAGTACATTCTCGTAATAAATCCCGGTGCCACCGTATTGAAAATTACTCCCGTTCCACAGATCAATATGCCTTCCTCCAAAAGCAATCACCCCTTTTCTGCCGCCAATTTTCTGTGCAAGATTCCGCGCGCTTCCCATACCAGGATACATCTCAGGCGGGAAATAGCTTCTCGTGAAATACAGCCTCATGTCGGGCACGCTAAGCAGGTATTCCATGCCCTGATTATCTTTCATAACCCGGTCGTTCGGAAGGATACCTGCATTTTGGATCATCGGCCCGGCCTTATTAAAAGCATAACTCATCTGCGCACAGCAGGTCTCGTAGATGTATTCTCCCTTGGCATTTTTGGTTTCAAAAAACCTGCTTACCTGACCGGTCAGAACGCCCTTATCATGGATCCTTTCGAAGTTCACGTGATATCGTTCCAAAACCTGATATTCCGAACATATTACCATGGCGTTAAAAGTTGATGATAAATAGCTAAAAAAGCTGTCAGCAATCGGCAGTCGGCCGGCCACCAAAGTCCGATGGCCGAAAGCCGATGGCCGACAGCCGCCCTACCAGCGGTTGGTATGTGGTGTGCCGAACAGCTTAACCTCCCTGGCAGACAATGTCAGGCTGGTCGTCATCGGCATTGATCCTGTTTCAATAAAGCTTTCGCTGTACTGCACGCAGTAAACGTCGGTGAGTTCCAGTTCCTTTTGTGTTTGCTCTTCATCCACATTCTTGAACGTTATTTTGGCCGATGCTTTCTTTCCGTCCGGGTCTACCATCCATTCCCAAAGCCCCTGGCTATCGGAAGCGCTGGATGAGTCTACCTGAATGAAAACAGTCCCGCCGTATACTTTTGAAGAAACGCGGCCCTTATCGTCTA
The genomic region above belongs to Dyadobacter pollutisoli and contains:
- a CDS encoding T6SS effector amidase Tae4 family protein, yielding MVICSEYQVLERYHVNFERIHDKGVLTGQVSRFFETKNAKGEYIYETCCAQMSYAFNKAGPMIQNAGILPNDRVMKDNQGMEYLLSVPDMRLYFTRSYFPPEMYPGMGSARNLAQKIGGRKGVIAFGGRHIDLWNGSNFQYGGTGIYYENVLWLDTDNNNVPRVIYFWEIKSFVTVLEEEYNF
- the tssD gene encoding type VI secretion system tube protein TssD, yielding MPASSFDAYFTWDGGPSGDGIAVISCNYSLSQSIDDKGRVSSKVYGGTVFIQVDSSSASDSQGLWEWMVDPDGKKASAKITFKNVDEEQTQKELELTDVYCVQYSESFIETGSMPMTTSLTLSAREVKLFGTPHTNRW